One stretch of Priestia megaterium DNA includes these proteins:
- a CDS encoding ABC transporter ATP-binding protein: protein MKNAIEVNQLRKEFKAYSSRSGLKGAFRDLFTRNYRVMKAVNDISFTVKQGEMVGYIGENGAGKSTTIKMLTGILTPTSGDITVNGMNPHKEREKFAQTIGVVFGQRSQLWWDIAVQESFRLLKKVYKVSDEDYNAHMEHVIQTLDIGPLLDKPVRKLSLGQRMRCELAAALIHNPPLLFLDEPTIGLDVLVKLKIRQFLKEINEKYNTTILLTTHDLADIEALCERVVMLDEGSIIYDGSLQKLRSNWGDLKQVTFEFGTAPNKEQLKLLTQGMPVNWIEGDQKYLWTAQLQNKGDLMSQLIAKVVAKHEISDINIEEISTEEIIRNIYEEGVVNG from the coding sequence ATGAAAAATGCTATTGAGGTGAATCAACTTCGGAAAGAATTTAAAGCCTATTCTAGCCGCTCTGGCCTTAAAGGGGCATTCCGGGATTTATTTACCCGTAATTATAGAGTCATGAAAGCTGTGAACGATATTTCGTTTACCGTAAAACAAGGGGAAATGGTAGGGTATATAGGAGAAAACGGAGCGGGGAAATCGACCACAATCAAAATGCTGACAGGAATCTTAACTCCTACTTCAGGCGACATTACCGTAAATGGAATGAACCCTCATAAAGAAAGGGAGAAGTTTGCCCAAACGATTGGAGTTGTTTTTGGTCAACGCTCTCAGCTGTGGTGGGATATTGCCGTACAAGAATCTTTTCGCCTGTTAAAAAAAGTATACAAAGTGTCAGATGAAGATTATAACGCTCATATGGAGCACGTTATTCAAACTTTAGATATTGGACCGCTACTAGATAAGCCGGTGCGAAAGCTTTCTCTAGGTCAAAGAATGCGCTGTGAGCTGGCTGCTGCTCTTATTCATAATCCGCCGCTTCTATTTCTAGATGAACCAACGATCGGTTTAGATGTACTAGTTAAATTAAAAATCCGCCAATTTTTAAAAGAAATTAATGAAAAATATAATACGACGATTTTGCTTACGACACATGATTTAGCAGATATTGAAGCTTTATGTGAACGCGTTGTAATGCTGGATGAAGGCAGTATTATTTATGACGGATCGCTGCAAAAGCTGCGTTCGAATTGGGGAGACCTTAAACAAGTTACGTTTGAATTTGGAACCGCGCCAAATAAAGAACAGTTGAAGCTATTGACGCAAGGGATGCCTGTTAACTGGATTGAAGGTGATCAAAAATATTTGTGGACAGCGCAGCTTCAAAATAAAGGGGACTTAATGTCACAGCTGATTGCTAAAGTGGTGGCAAAGCATGAAATCAGTGATATTAACATTGAAGAAATTTCGACGGAAGAAATCATCCGCAACATTTATGAAGAAGGTGTTGTGAATGGATAA
- a CDS encoding ABC transporter permease: MDKYIEMIRIRFLMMLAYRTNYYSGILIYAINIGAYYFLWSAIYGGKENIQGLSITQMTTYVAVSWMARAFYFNNIDREMAMEIKDGKVAVELIKPYSYLGMKTMQGLGEGIFRLLFFSVPGMIIVAFLFPVQFSANAATWLYFGLSLIFSFIINTQINLLTGITTFFLFNNDGLIRAKRVVIDLFSGLLLPISFYPFWAQHIMSYFPFQAISYIPSMIFTNGFKGQEVINALITQAVWSGLLFIPIACLWNIAKKKMVIQGG, encoded by the coding sequence ATGGATAAATATATAGAGATGATACGCATTCGCTTTTTAATGATGCTTGCGTATCGGACGAATTATTACAGCGGAATATTGATTTATGCGATTAATATTGGTGCTTACTACTTTTTATGGTCCGCTATTTATGGAGGAAAAGAGAATATTCAAGGGTTATCCATTACCCAAATGACAACGTATGTAGCAGTTTCATGGATGGCAAGAGCCTTTTATTTTAATAACATTGACCGTGAAATGGCAATGGAAATTAAAGATGGCAAAGTGGCAGTAGAGTTAATTAAGCCTTATAGCTACCTTGGTATGAAAACAATGCAAGGACTGGGAGAAGGAATTTTCCGGCTGCTGTTTTTCTCAGTGCCCGGCATGATTATTGTCGCGTTTTTATTTCCAGTACAGTTCTCAGCAAATGCAGCAACATGGCTTTATTTTGGACTGTCTTTAATTTTTAGTTTCATTATTAATACACAAATTAATTTATTAACGGGTATTACGACTTTCTTTCTCTTTAACAATGATGGACTCATTCGAGCGAAGCGCGTTGTTATTGATTTGTTTTCAGGACTTCTTCTGCCCATCAGTTTCTATCCTTTCTGGGCGCAACATATTATGAGCTATTTCCCTTTTCAAGCCATTAGTTATATTCCGAGCATGATTTTCACAAATGGATTTAAAGGGCAGGAAGTAATAAATGCTCTTATTACACAAGCAGTTTGGTCAGGACTTCTATTTATCCCTATTGCATGTTTGTGGAATATAGCGAAGAAAAAAATGGTTATTCAAGGAGGGTAG
- a CDS encoding ABC transporter permease, with protein MFYFSIFFQYISQYMKTRLQYRTDMVVEIISDLLFQTVNLIFILVVFGHTQSLHGWSREEIIFIYGFFLVPFAIFSSFFNIWDFNERYIVKGEMDRILTRPIHSLFQVILERMELESLFGGITGITVMAYAASSLHLHFQWYDVFIFLLFILGGALVYAGIFIALASIGFWSDARTSIMPTIYNIGNYGRYPVDIYNNVIRYVLTWILPFAFVGVYPAAYFLGRSEWYGYAFLTPVMGIVFFVISIFLWNTGVKKYRGAGN; from the coding sequence ATGTTTTATTTTTCGATTTTCTTTCAGTACATTAGTCAATATATGAAAACAAGGCTTCAGTACCGCACCGACATGGTAGTTGAAATTATTTCAGACTTATTGTTTCAAACAGTTAATTTGATTTTTATCTTAGTTGTATTTGGACATACTCAGTCGCTGCACGGATGGTCACGAGAGGAAATTATCTTTATTTATGGTTTCTTTTTGGTCCCTTTTGCTATTTTTTCGTCTTTCTTTAACATTTGGGATTTCAACGAGCGGTACATTGTTAAAGGAGAAATGGACCGAATTTTAACGCGGCCGATTCACAGTTTGTTTCAAGTTATTTTAGAGCGGATGGAACTAGAATCATTGTTTGGTGGTATCACAGGGATTACAGTAATGGCTTACGCTGCGTCTTCTTTACATCTCCATTTCCAGTGGTATGATGTTTTTATTTTTCTATTATTTATTTTAGGAGGAGCGCTTGTATACGCAGGAATTTTCATCGCCTTAGCAAGCATAGGCTTCTGGTCGGATGCGAGAACCTCTATTATGCCTACTATTTATAATATTGGAAACTACGGAAGATATCCTGTAGATATTTATAATAATGTCATTCGATATGTTTTAACGTGGATTCTTCCTTTTGCATTTGTAGGTGTATATCCAGCTGCTTATTTCTTAGGAAGGTCAGAATGGTACGGATATGCATTTTTAACCCCAGTTATGGGAATCGTCTTTTTTGTAATCTCTATTTTCTTATGGAATACAGGTGTCAAAAAATACAGAGGAGCAGGCAATTAA
- a CDS encoding ion channel, with amino-acid sequence MVIFLILVIIVFVIGSMKFLFEKELGEFHFFSIGHFFVLFYSYITVLLGFSLIYTVCEMGSIPVLSGGFEHEGHYFYTLFNSMYFSAATLFSVGYGDMYPVGVGKLFATFEAFIGYIMPAIFVMRTVTRT; translated from the coding sequence ATGGTTATTTTTCTAATCCTCGTTATCATTGTTTTTGTAATTGGTAGTATGAAGTTTCTCTTTGAAAAAGAACTTGGAGAATTTCATTTTTTCTCAATTGGTCATTTCTTTGTTTTGTTTTATTCATATATCACAGTTTTATTGGGATTTAGCCTTATTTATACAGTGTGTGAGATGGGGAGTATTCCAGTGTTAAGCGGAGGGTTTGAACATGAAGGTCATTATTTTTATACGCTGTTTAACAGCATGTATTTCAGCGCAGCGACGTTATTTTCAGTAGGATACGGAGATATGTATCCGGTTGGAGTTGGGAAATTATTTGCAACTTTTGAAGCGTTTATCGGCTATATTATGCCTGCAATCTTTGTGATGCGAACTGTTACCCGCACTTAA
- the bcp gene encoding thioredoxin-dependent thiol peroxidase, with the protein MTAVVGEKAPDFVLMSTNGEQVSLASMKGKNVVLYFYPKDMTPGCTTEACDFRDQHENFEELDAVILGVSPDPIDKHHKFIDKHGLPFLLLADEDHSVAEEYGVWKLKKNFGKEYMGIERSTFIINKEGMLVKEYRKVRVKGHVEEALSFIKEKMA; encoded by the coding sequence ATGACAGCTGTAGTTGGAGAAAAAGCACCCGATTTTGTATTGATGTCTACAAATGGAGAGCAAGTATCACTAGCGTCGATGAAAGGAAAAAACGTTGTGCTGTATTTTTATCCGAAAGATATGACGCCAGGTTGTACAACAGAAGCCTGTGATTTCAGAGACCAGCATGAAAATTTTGAAGAGCTAGATGCGGTGATTCTAGGAGTGAGCCCGGATCCAATCGACAAACACCATAAGTTTATTGATAAGCACGGCCTTCCATTCTTACTTTTAGCTGACGAAGATCACAGCGTAGCTGAAGAGTATGGAGTATGGAAACTGAAAAAAAACTTTGGAAAAGAATATATGGGCATTGAACGCTCCACTTTTATCATTAATAAAGAAGGAATGCTCGTAAAAGAGTATCGCAAGGTTCGAGTAAAAGGGCATGTGGAAGAAGCTTTATCATTTATTAAAGAAAAAATGGCATAA
- the perR gene encoding peroxide-responsive transcriptional repressor PerR encodes MSNHLQEALETLKGTGVRITPQRHAILEYLINSMTHPTADDIYKALEGKFPNMSVATVYNNLRVFREVGIVKELTYGDASSRFDYVTTEHYHVICESCGKIVDFHYPGLDEVEKLAAHITDFDISHHRMEIYGTCPDCTAKKAH; translated from the coding sequence GTGTCAAATCATTTACAAGAAGCCCTTGAAACGTTAAAAGGTACTGGCGTTCGTATTACACCACAACGTCATGCTATTTTAGAGTATTTAATCAATTCCATGACACATCCAACAGCAGATGATATTTATAAAGCGCTGGAAGGTAAGTTTCCAAATATGAGTGTAGCAACCGTTTACAATAATTTAAGAGTATTTCGCGAAGTAGGTATTGTAAAGGAACTAACGTACGGTGATGCATCAAGCCGATTTGATTATGTTACAACAGAGCATTACCATGTGATTTGCGAAAGCTGCGGAAAAATTGTGGATTTTCATTATCCTGGTTTAGACGAAGTAGAAAAGCTGGCTGCTCATATTACTGACTTTGATATTAGTCACCACCGAATGGAAATTTACGGAACGTGTCCTGATTGTACGGCTAAAAAAGCGCATTAA
- a CDS encoding YgzB family protein — protein sequence MGIKYSNKINKIRTFALSLIFVGFIVMYGGIFFRSSVWLMTIFMLLGLLCIVASTGVYFWIGMLSTKAVQVTCPTCQKQTKMLGRVDMCMYCNEPLTLDRSLEGKQFDEKYNRKKQKES from the coding sequence ATGGGGATAAAGTATTCAAATAAAATTAACAAGATTCGCACGTTTGCACTCAGCCTGATCTTTGTTGGTTTCATTGTTATGTATGGGGGAATTTTCTTTCGGTCTTCAGTCTGGCTAATGACTATTTTTATGCTTCTGGGGTTGCTGTGCATCGTAGCCAGTACCGGCGTTTATTTCTGGATTGGCATGCTTTCTACAAAAGCGGTTCAAGTAACCTGCCCTACATGTCAAAAACAAACCAAAATGCTAGGGCGCGTAGATATGTGTATGTATTGCAACGAGCCGCTTACGCTTGACCGGTCTCTTGAAGGAAAACAATTCGATGAAAAGTATAATAGAAAAAAACAAAAAGAAAGCTGA
- a CDS encoding nucleotidyltransferase-like protein, whose amino-acid sequence MEDVLRPIYQERASNKDTLGILLIEKKKSESPVTDNLDAILFIVTKTTETSLFIKQYEYENERAALYMASEQQMSEWIMNGTNRRIIDWILNGKVLFDRNEYMENLKKRLIDFPREDRTKRIGVEFAKLIRRFKEGKDFYASNHYLDAFNHVIHALHHLARLSVLENGFHPEVTVWNQVKKIEPEIHRLYEELIISQEEVSKRLELLFLASEFLVNKKTELGAKHLVHIMKSEKQEWTFNELVHHPEIRPYAIDLGILLEFLIEKDIITVKKVETKGKSLYHRHYVAK is encoded by the coding sequence ATGGAAGATGTTTTACGGCCAATATATCAAGAAAGAGCTAGCAATAAAGACACACTAGGTATTTTACTGATTGAAAAAAAGAAATCAGAATCTCCAGTGACGGATAATTTGGATGCTATCTTATTTATTGTGACCAAAACTACAGAAACTTCTCTTTTTATTAAACAATACGAATATGAAAATGAGCGTGCGGCACTTTATATGGCTTCTGAACAGCAAATGAGTGAATGGATTATGAATGGGACGAACCGCCGAATTATTGATTGGATCTTAAATGGTAAAGTGCTATTTGATCGAAACGAATATATGGAAAACTTAAAGAAACGCTTAATTGATTTCCCTAGAGAAGATCGGACAAAGAGAATAGGTGTCGAGTTTGCTAAGTTGATTCGCCGATTTAAAGAAGGAAAAGACTTTTATGCGTCTAATCATTATTTAGATGCATTCAATCATGTCATTCATGCTCTTCATCATTTAGCACGACTGTCTGTGTTGGAAAATGGATTTCACCCAGAAGTGACAGTATGGAACCAAGTGAAAAAAATAGAACCTGAAATTCATCGTCTTTACGAAGAACTAATTATTAGCCAAGAAGAGGTTAGCAAGCGTTTAGAGCTGCTTTTCTTAGCGAGTGAATTTCTAGTAAACAAAAAAACTGAATTGGGTGCGAAGCATCTTGTTCATATTATGAAAAGTGAAAAGCAGGAATGGACGTTTAATGAACTTGTTCATCATCCCGAAATACGCCCTTATGCTATTGATTTAGGAATACTTCTTGAGTTTTTAATTGAAAAAGATATCATTACGGTAAAAAAAGTAGAAACCAAAGGAAAGAGTTTGTACCATAGACACTATGTGGCGAAATGA
- a CDS encoding B3/B4 domain-containing protein — protein sequence MNFTLSPAIKQLCPSFKMGIIQYKNIEVGDSPQMLKGRLRLFQESIYFDLESKKVTEFEGVSEWRKLFKTFGTDPSKYRPSIEALIRRIGKQTYLPSINSAVDINNFFSLQYEVPIGIYDSSNLEGPIEFTIGKKEESYEALNERNISLENKIISKDALGAFGSPYVDSNRAYVTEKTTQAVQFIYLKPSLSEEQAYKLTKSLSDMFIQIHGGEATYQVIN from the coding sequence ATGAACTTTACATTATCACCCGCTATTAAACAGCTTTGCCCTTCTTTTAAAATGGGAATCATTCAGTATAAAAATATTGAAGTTGGTGATTCTCCTCAAATGCTAAAAGGACGTCTGCGCCTCTTTCAAGAATCCATTTATTTCGACCTTGAGTCAAAAAAAGTAACAGAATTCGAAGGTGTTAGCGAGTGGAGAAAGCTTTTCAAAACATTTGGAACTGATCCAAGTAAATACCGTCCTTCTATAGAAGCTTTAATTCGACGAATAGGAAAACAAACATATCTACCTTCTATCAATTCTGCTGTGGACATTAATAACTTTTTTTCATTGCAATATGAAGTACCAATTGGAATTTATGATTCCTCTAATTTAGAGGGCCCCATCGAATTTACTATCGGTAAAAAAGAAGAGTCTTATGAAGCTCTAAATGAACGTAACATTTCTTTAGAAAATAAAATCATATCAAAAGATGCCCTAGGAGCTTTCGGAAGCCCTTATGTCGATTCTAACCGAGCGTACGTAACTGAAAAGACAACACAAGCTGTACAGTTCATCTATTTAAAGCCTTCACTTTCAGAAGAACAGGCTTATAAACTAACTAAATCCCTAAGTGACATGTTCATTCAAATTCACGGTGGCGAAGCAACCTATCAAGTCATTAACTGA
- the queG gene encoding tRNA epoxyqueuosine(34) reductase QueG, with protein sequence MNAYQLKEEIISYSKEIGIDKIGFASASMFDELKNRLLAQQELGYASGFEEPDIEKRIDPTLVVPKARSIISIALVYPSKLKDAPKSTKEDRRGIFCRASWGQDYHTVLRDRLQKLETFIKEKVPAAILQSMVDTGELSDRAVAERAGIGWSGKNCAIITPEFGSYVYLGEMITDIPFPPDKPIEDGCGTCNKCVDACPTGALVTGGQLNSQRCIAFLTQTKGFLAEEFRSKLGNRLYGCDTCQTVCPENKGKDFHFHPEMEPDPELAKPKLKPLLTMSNREFKEKFGHVSGSWRGKKPIQRNAIIALAHFKDQTAVPDLIELIKNDVRPVIRGTAAWALGKIGDKEALDTLMNLREKEKDQEVIEEMSKGIEMLQEI encoded by the coding sequence ATGAATGCGTATCAGTTGAAGGAAGAAATTATTTCATACAGCAAAGAGATTGGAATCGATAAGATTGGATTTGCGAGTGCTTCTATGTTTGATGAGTTAAAGAATCGATTGTTAGCACAGCAAGAGTTAGGTTATGCTTCAGGCTTTGAAGAACCTGATATTGAAAAGAGAATAGATCCCACATTAGTTGTTCCAAAAGCTAGATCTATTATTTCAATTGCACTTGTGTATCCTTCTAAATTAAAGGATGCACCAAAGAGCACAAAGGAAGATCGCCGAGGAATCTTTTGCCGTGCTTCTTGGGGACAAGATTATCATACGGTTCTACGTGATAGGCTTCAAAAGCTTGAAACCTTTATAAAAGAAAAAGTACCTGCAGCTATCCTTCAATCGATGGTAGACACAGGCGAGCTGTCGGACCGAGCTGTAGCAGAAAGAGCTGGTATTGGCTGGAGCGGTAAGAACTGTGCCATTATTACACCTGAATTCGGTTCCTACGTGTATTTAGGAGAAATGATTACAGATATCCCGTTTCCTCCTGATAAACCGATAGAAGACGGTTGTGGTACTTGTAATAAGTGCGTTGATGCGTGTCCTACCGGCGCGCTTGTAACAGGCGGTCAGCTGAATTCGCAGCGATGCATTGCCTTTTTAACCCAAACAAAAGGATTTTTAGCTGAAGAATTTCGAAGTAAATTAGGCAATCGTTTATATGGCTGTGATACATGTCAAACTGTGTGTCCTGAAAATAAAGGAAAAGACTTTCATTTTCACCCTGAGATGGAGCCTGACCCAGAACTTGCGAAGCCTAAATTAAAACCGCTTTTAACGATGAGTAATCGTGAGTTCAAAGAGAAATTTGGACATGTTTCAGGGTCTTGGAGAGGGAAAAAGCCAATTCAGCGTAATGCCATTATTGCACTGGCCCATTTTAAAGATCAAACCGCCGTTCCAGATTTAATTGAGTTAATTAAAAATGACGTTCGCCCTGTCATTCGAGGAACAGCGGCATGGGCGTTAGGCAAAATTGGTGATAAAGAAGCGTTAGATACACTTATGAACTTAAGAGAAAAAGAAAAGGACCAAGAAGTAATTGAAGAAATGTCAAAAGGTATAGAGATGCTTCAAGAGATCTAA
- a CDS encoding amidase domain-containing protein yields MLTKRNVLYTLIKARADSYVKGELHEDFKPFIEHQCELKRSLIKKREVDVLKCNMKGSIQSAHTDQEETKVLYKVHIQAFLKQNDFFYIEEEIEERLALFYKDTLIQDELLVKDFSEDEVEIDVEEVEQDEERASYYDRLAAVQYAEKYWDKPNESYKQFEVNCTNYISQCLHAGKAPMRGYPKKANGWWMRGNAWSYSWAVAHSMHSYLSNSKSGLRAVRKSSASELVPGDVICYDFEGDGRWNHTTIVVAKDGHGMPLVNANTYNSRMRYWAYEDSTAYTPRIKYDFFHIVDQ; encoded by the coding sequence ATGCTAACAAAAAGGAATGTATTATATACCTTAATTAAAGCGCGTGCGGACAGCTATGTAAAAGGTGAGCTTCATGAAGACTTTAAGCCTTTCATTGAACATCAGTGTGAGCTAAAGCGGTCTCTTATAAAAAAAAGAGAAGTTGATGTTTTAAAATGTAATATGAAAGGTTCTATTCAATCTGCTCATACGGATCAGGAAGAAACAAAAGTATTATATAAAGTGCACATTCAGGCATTTTTAAAACAAAACGATTTTTTCTATATAGAAGAAGAAATTGAAGAACGTTTAGCTCTTTTTTATAAAGACACGCTTATTCAAGATGAGCTGCTGGTAAAGGATTTTTCTGAAGATGAGGTTGAAATAGATGTAGAAGAAGTAGAGCAAGACGAAGAAAGAGCCTCTTATTATGATCGTCTTGCGGCTGTTCAGTATGCAGAAAAATATTGGGATAAACCTAATGAAAGTTATAAGCAGTTTGAGGTAAACTGCACCAACTATATCTCACAGTGTTTGCATGCAGGAAAGGCGCCGATGAGGGGATATCCTAAAAAAGCAAACGGATGGTGGATGAGAGGGAACGCCTGGAGCTATAGCTGGGCAGTTGCTCATTCCATGCACAGCTATTTAAGTAACTCCAAATCAGGACTTCGGGCTGTGAGGAAATCTTCAGCAAGCGAACTTGTCCCGGGAGACGTTATCTGCTACGATTTTGAAGGAGATGGAAGATGGAATCATACGACGATTGTTGTAGCAAAAGACGGTCACGGTATGCCTCTTGTGAATGCGAACACGTATAATAGTCGAATGAGATATTGGGCTTATGAAGATTCAACGGCTTACACGCCAAGGATTAAGTATGATTTTTTCCATATCGTTGATCAGTAA
- the trmL gene encoding tRNA (uridine(34)/cytosine(34)/5-carboxymethylaminomethyluridine(34)-2'-O)-methyltransferase TrmL, with product MGVHVVLFQPEIPANTGNIARTCAATNTTLHLVRPLGFSTDDKMLKRAGLDYWEFVNVVYHDSLEEVFEKYPEAGFYFITKFGQQPHTTFDYSDLEQDHFFVFGRETKGLPKHIIEENMERCLRLPMTENVRSLNLSNTAAILIYEALRQQNYAGLS from the coding sequence GTGGGAGTACACGTAGTGTTATTTCAACCAGAAATTCCAGCAAATACAGGAAATATTGCGCGAACATGTGCAGCAACAAATACGACGCTGCATTTAGTTCGACCGTTAGGCTTTTCAACAGATGATAAAATGTTAAAGCGAGCTGGATTGGATTACTGGGAATTTGTAAATGTGGTGTATCATGATTCATTAGAAGAAGTATTCGAAAAGTATCCTGAAGCAGGTTTCTACTTCATCACAAAATTTGGTCAGCAGCCACATACAACATTTGACTATAGTGACTTAGAGCAGGATCATTTCTTCGTATTTGGAAGAGAAACAAAGGGTCTGCCAAAGCACATTATTGAAGAGAACATGGAAAGATGTCTTCGTTTACCGATGACAGAAAATGTTCGTTCTTTAAATTTATCTAATACAGCAGCTATTTTAATCTATGAAGCGCTGCGTCAACAAAATTATGCTGGTTTATCTTAA
- a CDS encoding PrkA family serine protein kinase, with protein MDILKKVERYREEENRLKWEGTFEEYLKLIKDEPLIAQPAHSRVYNMIKDAGIEEVNGKRHYKFFSGQMFGLEDSLERLVEEYFHPAAKRLDVRKRILLLMGPVSGGKSTLVTMLKRGLEAYSLTDRGAVYAIKGCPMHEDPLHLIPHHLRKDFFEEYGIRIEGNLSPLNTMRLEEEYGGRIEDVIIERIFFSEDKRTGIGTFSPSDPKSQDIADLTGSIDFSTIAEYGSESDPRAYRFDGELNKANRGMMEFQEMLKCDEKFLWHLLSLTQEGNFKAGRFALISADELIVAHTNETEYRSFISNKKNEALHSRIIVMPVPYNLKVSDEEKIYDKMIRESDVSDVHIAPHTLRIASIFTTLTRLKEPKKGDIDLLKKMRLYDGQSVEGYNDADVEELQKEYTDEGMSGIDPRYVINRISSTIIRKDIKSINALDVLRSLKEGLAQHASISAEDRERYLNYISLARKEYDEIAKKEVQKAFVYSYEESAKTLMDNYLDNVEAYCNKNKLRDPLTGEELNPDDKLMRSIEEQIGISENAKKAFREEILIRISAYARKGKRFDYNSHERLREAIQKKLFADLKDVVKITTSTKTPDEQQLKKVNEVVARLIDEHGYNSVSANELLRYVGSLLNR; from the coding sequence ATGGATATATTAAAGAAAGTTGAAAGATACCGCGAAGAAGAGAATCGTCTTAAGTGGGAAGGGACATTTGAAGAGTACCTAAAGCTGATTAAAGATGAGCCTTTAATTGCTCAGCCTGCACACTCTAGAGTATACAACATGATAAAGGATGCAGGAATTGAAGAGGTAAATGGTAAAAGACATTATAAATTTTTCAGTGGACAAATGTTTGGACTTGAAGATTCGCTAGAACGCTTGGTGGAAGAATATTTTCATCCAGCTGCAAAGCGTTTAGATGTTCGTAAACGTATTTTACTTTTAATGGGTCCAGTAAGTGGTGGTAAATCGACGCTAGTGACCATGTTAAAAAGAGGGCTTGAAGCTTATTCGCTTACTGATCGAGGAGCTGTTTACGCTATTAAAGGATGCCCAATGCATGAAGATCCGCTGCATTTAATTCCGCATCATTTACGTAAAGACTTTTTTGAAGAGTATGGTATCCGAATCGAAGGAAACTTATCTCCTTTAAATACAATGCGATTAGAGGAAGAGTATGGCGGCAGAATTGAAGACGTCATTATCGAACGCATTTTCTTCTCAGAGGACAAACGAACTGGAATTGGAACGTTCAGTCCTTCTGATCCGAAATCTCAAGACATTGCCGACCTAACAGGAAGCATTGACTTTTCAACAATTGCAGAGTATGGATCTGAGTCAGATCCGCGTGCTTACCGCTTTGACGGAGAGCTTAATAAAGCAAACCGGGGAATGATGGAGTTCCAGGAGATGTTAAAATGTGATGAGAAATTTTTATGGCATTTACTCTCTTTAACCCAAGAAGGAAACTTTAAAGCAGGAAGATTTGCTTTAATTAGTGCAGATGAATTAATCGTAGCGCATACAAATGAAACAGAGTATCGCTCGTTTATTTCCAATAAGAAAAATGAAGCTTTGCATTCACGAATTATTGTAATGCCTGTTCCATATAACTTAAAAGTGAGTGATGAGGAAAAAATTTATGACAAAATGATTCGTGAAAGTGACGTATCAGATGTTCATATTGCCCCTCATACGTTACGTATTGCGTCTATCTTTACTACATTAACGAGATTAAAAGAGCCTAAAAAAGGCGATATCGATTTATTAAAGAAAATGCGCCTATACGACGGTCAATCTGTAGAAGGCTATAACGATGCAGACGTAGAAGAGTTACAAAAAGAGTATACGGATGAAGGAATGAGCGGTATTGATCCTCGTTATGTCATTAATCGCATTTCATCTACCATCATTCGAAAAGATATTAAATCAATCAATGCATTAGATGTACTGCGTTCATTGAAAGAAGGGTTAGCACAGCATGCGTCTATTTCTGCTGAGGACCGAGAGCGTTACCTGAATTATATTTCTCTGGCGCGTAAAGAATATGATGAAATTGCTAAAAAAGAAGTGCAAAAAGCGTTCGTTTATTCGTACGAAGAGTCTGCTAAAACATTAATGGATAATTATTTAGATAATGTCGAAGCATACTGCAACAAAAATAAGCTTCGTGATCCGCTAACAGGAGAAGAGTTAAATCCAGATGATAAATTAATGCGTTCAATTGAAGAACAAATTGGTATTTCAGAAAATGCAAAAAAAGCATTCCGCGAAGAAATCTTAATTCGTATTTCGGCTTATGCACGTAAAGGAAAACGATTTGATTATAATTCCCATGAGCGCTTACGCGAAGCGATTCAGAAAAAATTGTTTGCGGATTTAAAAGACGTAGTGAAAATTACAACGTCCACTAAAACACCAGATGAGCAGCAGCTGAAGAAAGTAAATGAAGTAGTGGCTCGATTGATTGATGAACATGGATACAATTCAGTATCTGCTAATGAACTGCTGCGCTATGTAGGAAGTTTGTTAAATCGATAA